From Anopheles darlingi chromosome 2, idAnoDarlMG_H_01, whole genome shotgun sequence, the proteins below share one genomic window:
- the LOC125950818 gene encoding probable NADH dehydrogenase [ubiquinone] 1 alpha subcomplex subunit 12: MARYVGLDKLGKLFTYIRDNGGIRASLYKLYRMDEMKSGRLVGQDKYGNKYYEDPSQFYGRNRWVEYAPHFNLEYDGSQIPADWFGWMHYKTDLPPNRDGNRPHYSWMLDHSENVSGRKEAYMPYSTTRPKVEAWDPKKQQSN, encoded by the exons ATGGCTCGCTACGTTGGCCTCGATAAGCTGGGTAAACTGTTCACCTATATACGTGATAACGGAGGTATTCGAGCCAGTTTGTACAAACTGTACCG AATGGACGAAATGAAGTCGGGACGTCTGGTCGGCCAGGACAAATACGGTAACAAATACTACGAAGATCCGTCGCAGTTCTACGGTAGAAACCGCTGGGTCGAGTATGCGCCTCATTTCAATCTCGAGTACGATGGTTCCCAAATCCCGGCCGACTGGTTCGGATGGATGCACTACAAG ACCGATCTTCCACCGAACCGAGACGGAAACCGTCCCCATTATTCCTGGATGCTGGATCATAGCGAAAACGTTTCCGGCAGAAAAG AGGCATACATGCCGTACTCAACTACGCGCCCGAAAGTTGAAGCGTGGGATCCGAAGAAACAGCAGTCAAACTGA
- the LOC125950785 gene encoding cryptochrome-1, which produces MAKKETIIHWFRKGLRIHDNPALSLAVDKVRQNPTKYCLRPIFVLDPAIRKWLRVGPNRWRFLQQTLVNLDENLRTINSRLYVVRGNPIQIFPELFDRWNVSLLTYEHDIEPYAVQRDKTVEEHAREHNVTTHVEVSHTIFHPETIVKRNGGKPPLTYQKYASLASTCTIPLPLPAPQKLPGKGVEPEKDSQERKDQSCYDPPTMNELDVDEGSLLECKFPGGETEALSRMEQCLSRKAWICSFEKPNTSPNSLEPSTTVLSPYLKFGCLSARLFYSRIQETIKGQKHSQPPVSLIGQMMWREFYYCVAAVTPNFDKMSGNDVCIQVDWDTNKEYLDAWTEGRTGYPFIDAIMRQLRQEGWIHHLARHAVACFLTRGDLWISWEEGQRVFEELLLDADWALNAGNWMWLSASAFFHQYFRVYSPVAFGKKTDPEGKYIKKYVPELARFPSGIIYEPWKANLETQKKLGCIIGKDYPKRIVVHEEISKTNIQRMSAAYRRNKALKEGGQSEASVSEEVGSGSTSKLSSKRTSSTVSSKTKPSPKKRKLEATITKFLKKK; this is translated from the exons ATGGCTAAAAAGGAAACGATTATCCACTGGTTTCGTAAGGGACTGCGAATCCATGATAACCCGGCTCTTTCCCTGGCGGTTGATAAGGTCCGGCAAAATCCCACCAAGTACTGCCTGCGACCGATATTCGTGCTTGATCCGGCAATCCGCAAGTGGTTACGCGTGGGCCCGAACCGGTGGCGCTTTCTTCAGCAGACCCTCGTGAATCTGGACGAAAACTTGAGAACAATCAATTCCAG ACTGTACGTTGTCCGTGGAAACCCGATACAGATCTTCCCGGAACTGTTTGACCGTTGGAACGTGTCGCTGCTTACCTACGAACACGATATCGAACCATATGCGGTCCAGCGTGATAAAACCGTCGAAGAACATGCTCGGGAACACAACGTGACCACTCACGTCGAAGTATCGCataccattttccacccagaAACGATTGTTAAACGTAACGGTGGGAAACCTCCACTCACCTACCAAAAGTATGCATCTCTGGCCTCGACCTGCACAATACCGCTACCATTACCAGCACCACAGAAGTTACCAGGGAAAGGGGTTGAACCGGAGAAGGATTCTCAAGAACGTAAAGATCAATCATGCTACGATCCGCCCACCATGAACGAGCTAGACGTTGATGAAGGATCGCTCCTGGAATGCAAATTCCCCGGTGGCGAAACCGAAGCATTGAGTAGGATGGAACAGTGCCTAAGTCGCAAAGCGTGGATATGTAGTTTCGAGAAACCGAACACATCACCCAATTCCTTGGAGCCGTCGACGACGGTGCTGAGTCCGTACCTGAAATTTGGTTGCCTAAGCGCACGGTTGTTCTACAGTAGGATTCAGGAGACTATCAAGGGACAGAAACACTCGCAACCTCCGGTATCGCTGATAGGGCAGATGATGTGGCGCGAGTTCTACTATTGTGTTGCCGCTGTGACGCCCAATTTTGATAAAATGTCAGGAAATGATGTCTGTATCCAGGTAGATTGGGATACTAACAAGGAATATCTGGATGCATGGACAGAAGGAAGGACAGGCTATCCGTTCATCGATGCTATCATGCGACAACTGCGACAGGAAGGGTGGATCCATCATCTGGCGCGACACGCTGTTGCATGCTTTCTAACCCGTGGTGACCTTTGGATATCATGGGAAGAAGGTCAGCGTGTATTTGAGGAGCTTCTGCTCGATGCCGATTGGGCACTGAACGCCGGCAACTGGATGTGGCTATCGGCATCCGCCTTCTTTCATCAGTATTTCCGCGTGTACAGTCCGGTTGCGTTCGGTAAGAAGACGGATCCGGAAGGCAAGTATATCAAAAAGTATGTTCCGGAGCTGGCCCGCTTCCCGTCCGGCATAATCTACGAACCGTGGAAGGCGAATCTCGAAACGCAAAAGAAACTAGGCTGCATCATCGGGAAGGACTATCCAAAGCGTATCGTTGTGCATGAGGAAATATCGAAAACCAACATTCAACGTATGTCGGCGGCTTATCGGAGAAATAAGGCGCTAAAGGAAGGTGGACAATCGGAGGCGAGTGTCAGTGAGGAAGTTGGAAGCGGTAGTACAAGTAAACTATCAAGTAAGCGAACCTCATCTACCGTGTCctcgaaaacgaaaccatctCCGAAGAAACGAAAGCTCGAAGCTACAATAACCAAATTTCTAAAGAAAAAATAA
- the LOC125950799 gene encoding serine/threonine-protein phosphatase 2A activator has protein sequence MADANAENPPNRVYVVPEKKIKSAMDMAKWEKSEAYYDLLGFISSMSVALQGTRASQNLEVSPVVEKLMNAIDRLEQLAVETPPIDQPARFGNAAFKTWFQKMRSESTQLIADALPETAKEAVKELQVYCEESFGNSTRIDYGTGHELAFVMFLMCLFKIGAIERKDEVAVGLKLFDKYIILVRKLQVTYRMEPAGSHGVWSLDDFQFVPFIWGSAQLAVNSPIEPAQFVEDKTIDKYRKELMFVGCIDYIRQVKTGHFAEHSNQLWSISAVPQWSKISTGLLKMYQKEVLSKFPVIQHVFFGSILTLTPVKPGTPLPCPRLGMVPRQSTSAVPPVPAPPKFGDGDSTM, from the exons ATGGCTGATGCAA ACGCGGAAAACCCGCCCAACCGGGTGTACGTTGTGCCGGAGAAGAAGATCAAATCGGCGATGGATATGGCAAAGTGGGAAAAATCGGAAGCATACTACGACCTGCTAGGATTCATAAGCAGCATGTCTGTGGCGCTGCAGGGAACACGGGCCAGTCAGAATCTGGAAGTGTCTCCGGTTGTTGAAAAGCTAATGAATGCCATCGACCGGCTAGAGCAACTCGCCGTGGaaacaccaccgatcgatcaaccTGCTCGGTTCGGAAATGCCGCTTTCAAGACCTGGTTCCAAAAGATGCGATCCGAAAGCACACAATTGATCGCCGACGCACTGCCAGAAACGGCAAAAGAAGCGGTGAAGGAACTGCAGGTATACTGTGAAGAGTCGTTCGGCAATTCTACCCGCATCGATTACGGTACCGGACACGAGCTGGCTTTCGTGATGTTTTTGATGTGCCTGTTCAAAATAGGAGCTATTGAACGAAAAGACGAAGTAGCCGTTGGCTTGAAG TTGTTCGACAAGTATATCATTCTCGTGAGGAAGCTGCAGGTAACCTACCGCATGGAACCGGCGGGCAGTCACGGGGTCTGGAGTTTGGATGATTTTCAGTTCGTTCCCTTCATCTGGGGTAGCGCGCAACTGGCAGTCAACAGTCCGATCGAACCGGCCCAGTTTGTGGAGGACAAAACGATCGACAAATACAGGAAGGAGCTGATGTTTGTCGGTTGCATCGATTATATCCGGCAGGTTAAAACCGGCCACTTTGCTGAACACTCGAATCAGCTGTGGAGCATAAGCGCCGTACCGCAGTGGTCCAAAATTAGCACCGGTCTGCTGAAGATGTACCAGAAGGAAGTGCTGTCCAAATTTCCCGTCATCCAGCATGTCTTTTTCGGATCGATTCTCACGCTAACGCCGGTAAAACCTGGCACACCGTTGCCCTGCCCCAGGTTGGGTATGGTCCCCAGGCAAAGCACTTCCGCTGTTCCACCGGTCCCAGCACCACCCAAatttggtgatggtgatagcACAATGTGA
- the LOC125950786 gene encoding synaptotagmin-5 → MKSIQSWFNQPDTLNPGQLAIYGSISFLIVSLLGLLIYITCSKRYRLNWYEKNLLESAKEREGSYEGQISCPIAYNIDAVAGASRYLNRPTGGSPRATAENPPFWASQGLYRKSNSRGQLIDTSDEETTGDDSGDSACSSSRSVIAAPCGRAVAIASTSKHVVLVTSSPAKPTTSTVSSGDGTTGGAGDQLSSEANKIDMVDSVSTCSTVSRGDMAGEDARGAIRLMLSYDPAAGILNVKLVEAQDLQPQDFSGTADPYAKIRLLPDRNNMWQTRIHKKTLNPVFDEDFVFEVRSATIGRRTLEILLFDFDAYSRHVCIGGVQFPLGQVGLVEKIDAWRPLLPYTEQDNKQDLGDLMVSLSYQPAAEKLTVVIIKARSLRIMDTTRNSSDPYVKVCLYNADGRRLKKRKTTVARNTTAPVYNEALSFDISREALKDCSIEFLVLHDNLLGRNETIGRACIGAGSEFREENRKFFDELFRNRAATAQWISLSEMKLKSDAASKK, encoded by the exons ATGAAGTCGATACAGAGCTGGTTCAATCAACCGGATACCCTTAATCCCGGCCAGCTGGCAATCTATGGATCGATATCGTTTTTGATTGTTTCGCTGCTCGGTCTGCTGATCTACATCACCTGCTCCAAGCGCTACCGTTTGAACTGGTACGAGAAGAATCTCCTGGAATCGGCCAAGGAGCGTGAGGGCAG CTATGAAGGACAGATAAGCTGTCCGATTGCGTACAACATCGATGCCGTCGCGGGAGCATCGCGATACCTCAACCGGCCCACGGGTGGTAGCCCACGAGCCACGGCAGAAAACCCACCGTTCTGGGCGTCCCAGGGTTTGTATCGGAAGAGCAACAGCCGGGGCCAGTTGATTGACACGTCCGATG AGGAGACCACCGGGGACGACAGTGGCGATTCGGcttgcagcagtagtaggtcAGTTATAGCAGCACCCTGCGGTAGAGCCGTCGCTATCGCCAGCACAAGCAAGCATGTTGTCCTCGTCACGTCTAGCCCGGCCAAGCCCACGACCTCGACGGTGTCCTCGGGCGATGGGACGACGGGTGGGGCCGGAGACCAACTCTCGAGCGAGGCGAACAAAATCGATATGGTGGACAGTGTCAGCACGTGCAGTACGGTTAGCCGGGGCGATATGGCCGGGGAGGATGCCCGTGGTGCCATACGGTTGATGCTCAGTTACGATCCAGCAGCGGGAATCCTGAACGTGAAGCTTGTTGAG GCTCAGGATCTGCAGCCACAGGACTTTAGTGGAACGGCCGATCCGTACGCCAAGATAAGGTTACTGCCGGATCGGAACAATATGTGGCAAACGAGGATTCACAAAAAGACACTAAACCCGG TGTTCGATGAGGACTTTGTGTTCGAGGTCCGCTCGGCCACGATTGGGAGGCGCACGCTGGAGATACTGctgttcgatttcgatgccTACTCACGCCACGTGTGCATCGGTGGAGTACAGTTCCCACTGGGCCAAGTAGGTCTGGTAGAAAAAATAGACGCTTGGCGGCCATTGCTACCATACACTGAACAG GACAACAAACAGGATTTGGGTGATTTGATGGTTTCCCTGTCGTACCAACCGGCAGCCGAGAAGCTCacggtcgtcatcatcaaagcGCGTAGCCTGCGCATAATGGACACGACCAGAAACTCCTCCGATCCGTACGTGAAGGTGTGCCTCTACAATGCCGACGGGAGACGCCTTAAGAAACGCAAGACAACGGTGGCCCGCAACACGACCGCACCGGTCTACAATGAGGCACTCTCCTTCGATATCAGCCGGGAGGCGTTGAAAGACTGCTCGATAGAGTTTCTGGTGCTGCATGACAATCTGCTGggccgaaacgaaaccatcggACGGGCGTGCATTGGGGCTGGGTCCGAGTTTCGGGAGGAGAATCGAAAGTTCTTCGATGAACTGTTTCGCAACCGTGCCGCCACCGCTCAGTGGATATCGCTATCGGAGATGAAGCTGAAATCGGATGCTGCTTCGAAGAAGTAG
- the LOC125959503 gene encoding uncharacterized protein LOC125959503: protein MQGAPQNRDLPDWDVFSGPYDADTKPPSSRRPEASASILLLLLLLLMLLLLVRSGGHRVVIVALLCLLNVGCTQTGKTRQPKQQQTTGNQDTECPACACGLGGTVVADALDATDSYSNTLRVIGGNATDTQPYPWMAALYDNGSFFCGGTLINDRYILTAAHCVARLKPSTLQVYLNRPNIAELNSDAIQRRVARIIMNRYQALRNNNDVALLLLQRPVRPSAGGIGVPICLPTSGTDDYAGRMATVTGWGKTADGVLSERLQQLPVPILTNQQCRRTGYYRFQITNKMLCAGYLEGGRDSCTGDSGGPLQLAAEPSSPDSRQQIVGVVSWGNECAQRNYPGVYARVTRFASWIKSNSRGACWCS from the exons ATGCAGGGTGCACCTCAAAACCGCGA TTTGCCGGACTGGGACGTATTCTCTGGTCCGTACGACGCGGACACGAAACCACCCAGCTCCCGACGTCCGGAAGCGAGTGCAAGC atactactgttgctgctgctgctgctg atgctgctgctgctcgtccgaTCCGGCGGCCATCGAGTTGTTATAGTGGCGTTGCTGTGTTTGCTGAACGTTGGATGCACACAAACCGGAAAGACCCGacagccgaagcagcagcagactacCGGGAACCAGGACACTGAATGTCCTGCTTGTG CTTGCGGTCTCGGTGGTACTGTGGTGGCCGATGCGCTGGATGCAACCGATTCGTACTCGAACACGTTGCGCGTGATCGGTGGCAATGCAACCGACACTCAGCCCTACCCGTGGATGGCGGCCCTCTACGATAATGGTAGCTTCTTCTGCGGTGGCACCTTGATTAACGATCGCTACATCCTGACGGCAGCACACTGTGTGGCACGGTTGAAACCGTCTACCTTGCAGGTATACCTGAACCGACCGAACATCGCCGAACTGAACAGCGACGCCATACAGCGGCGAGTGGCCCGGATCATCATGAACCGCTACCAGGCGctgcgcaacaacaacgacgtgGCACTCCTATTGCTCCAGCGTCCCGTTCGACCATCGGCCGGCGGCATCGGTGTGCCCATCTGTTTACCGACCTCCGGTACGGACGATTATGCGGGGCGcatggcgacggtgacgggcTGGGGTAAGACCGCCGACGGTGTACTCTCCGAGCGGCTCCAGCAGCTGCCCGTACCCATCCTCACGAACCAACAGTGCCGGAGAACGGGCTACTATCGATTTCAGATCACCAACAAAATGCTCTGTGCCGGTTACCTGGAGGGGGGCCGCGATTCTTGTACGGGGGATAGCGGTGGGCCACTCCAGCTTGCGGCCGAACCATCCTCACCGGACAGCAGGCAACAGATTGTTGGCGTCGTTTCGTGGGGTAACGAGTGTGCGCAGCGCAACTATCCCGGTGTGTATGCCCGTGTGACCCGCTTTGCCAGCTGGATCAAGAGCAACAGCCGTGGTgcctgctggtgcagctga